The bacterium genome contains the following window.
GCACTGCAGGGTCGTGCTCCCTGGTGATTGGACGACAGCCCACCTTCTTTTTCGCCTCTGGGCTCCCGAAGCGGAAGACCGATATTTCCTTCCCTACGATCACATCTTCAGGGCCGTGGCGTCAGGAGAGGCGGATTGTGGGGTGATCATCCATGAAAACCGGTTCACTTTTGAACAGGCCGGTTTTCACGCCATCGTCGATCTCGGGGCCTGGTGGGAAAGGGAGACCAACCTGCCGATCCCTCTGGGGTGCATTGCCGCCCGGCGTTCTCTTTCAGCCGAGACCACCTGCGCCATTGAAGATTTAATCCGCCGGAGCATCCGGATGGCGATAGACGATCCGGAGAGCGTATTCCCCTACGTCCGTCAACACGCCCAGGAAATGGATGATCCCGTAATCGCGCGGCACATCCGGACCTTCGTAAATGACCTCAGCCTGGACCTTGGAGAGAATGGACACGCTGCGGTTGCCGCCCTCGAAAAAAAAGCCCTCATGGCTGGAGTGTTGGGATGATCGGGCTGGTTTATGCAACCAGGGCGGAAGCAGACCCGTTCCTGAAAATGGCCAAAGCCCGCGCAGTGCAGGGCAAACCGTTTGAACTGTTCGAGATCATCGTGCAGGGGATTAGCGAAACAATGGTTGTCGTCAGCGGGATG
Protein-coding sequences here:
- a CDS encoding 1,4-dihydroxy-6-naphthoate synthase, whose translation is MEISEQYSETRRLLTLGFSPCPNDTFIFHGIASGKLTMPGYEFTSELHDVETLNQMAAEGTLDITKLSFHAWLRVKPRYRMLASGGALGYGCGPVVMARSQLTRVDIAHCRVVLPGDWTTAHLLFRLWAPEAEDRYFLPYDHIFRAVASGEADCGVIIHENRFTFEQAGFHAIVDLGAWWERETNLPIPLGCIAARRSLSAETTCAIEDLIRRSIRMAIDDPESVFPYVRQHAQEMDDPVIARHIRTFVNDLSLDLGENGHAAVAALEKKALMAGVLG